In Myotis daubentonii chromosome 16, mMyoDau2.1, whole genome shotgun sequence, one DNA window encodes the following:
- the KRT12 gene encoding keratin, type I cytoskeletal 12, which yields MSLLMQYSELPRQLSSQGGTPGRARGMSASSVGSGYGGSGLGFGGSYGGGFSAASVFGSSSGFGGGSGSSCAGVLGAAYGGGLGIGFGGSPGRGSLCILSGNDGGLLSGSEKETMQNLNDRLASYLDKVRALEEANTELENKIHVWYETRGSGTEDPGSQKDYSNYYPLIEDLRSKIISASTGNAQLILQTDNARLAADDFRMKYENELALRQSVEADINGLRRVLDELTLARADLEMQIESLVEEQAYLRKNHEEELQSFQSDGPAQVSVEMNAAPGVDLTRLLNNMRAQYEAITEQHRKDAEAWFIEKSGELKKEISTNTERLQSRKSEITDLRRAFQNLEIELQSHLAMKTSLEDSLARTEGDYCGQLSQVQQLIRSLEEQLLQVRRDTECQDARHQRLLNVKASLELEIETYRDLLDGEAQGDGADETSSVTDSKSQAQSPDSAKDPPKPRKIKTVIQTVVNEEMVSSQVQEFEALI from the exons ATGTCACTCTTAATGCAGTACTCTGAGCTGCCTAGGCAGCTGTCCTCCCAGGGTGGGACACCGGGCAGAGCCAGGGGCATGTCTGCCTCCAGTGTTGGAAGTGGCTATGGGGGAAGCGGCCTTGGCTTTGGAGGCAGCTATGGGGGAGGTTTTTCTGCTGCTTCCGTGTTCGGTTCTAGTTCAGGCTTTGGTGGTGGCTCTGGAAGTTCCTGCGCAGGAGTGCTGGGCGCTGCTTATGGAGGAGGCCTGGGGATTGGGTTTGGAGGAAGCCCAGGACGGGGCTCTCTATGTATTCTCTCGGGCAATGATGGAGGCCTTCTTTCCGGATCAGAAAAGGAAACCATGCAAAATCTTAATGACAGATTGGCTTCCTACCTAGATAAGGTTCGAGCTCTAGAAGAGGCTAATACTGAGCTAGAAAACAAAATTCATGTGTGGTATGAAACACGAGGATCTGGGACTGAAGATCCTGGGTCACAGAAAGATTACAGTAATTATTATCCACTGATTGAAGACCTCAGGAGTAAG ATCATTTCTGCCAGCACAGGAAATGCCCAGCTCATCTTACAGACCGACAATGCAAGACTGGCTGCCGACGACTTTAGAATGAA GTATGAGAATGAGCTTGCCCTGCGCCAGAGCGTGGAGGCCGACATCAATGGCCTGCGCCGGGTGCTGGACGAGCTGACCCTGGCCAGAGCCGACCTGGAGATGCAGATCGAGAGCCTAGTGGAAGAGCAGGCCTACCTGAGGAAGAACCACGAGGAG GAGCTCCAAAGCTTCCAGTCTGACGGCCCCGCCCAGGTCAGTGTAGAAATGAATGCTGCCCCAGGAGTGGACCTCACCCGGCTCCTCAACAACATGAGGGCACAGTATGAAGCGATCACTGAGCAGCACCGTAAGGACGCGGAAGCCTGGTTCATTGAAAAG AGCGGGGAGCTCAAGAAGGAGATCAGCACCAACACTGAGCGGCTCCAGTCCCGCAAGAGCGAGATCACCGACTTGAGACGCGCCTTTCAAAACCTGGAGATAGAGCTCCAGTCCCACCTCGCCATG AAGACGTCTCTGGAGGATTCCTTGGCCCGAACCGAGGGGGACTACTGCGGCCAGCTGTCCCAGGTGCAGCAGCTCATCCGCAGCCTGGAGGAACAACTGCTCCAGGTGCGCAGGGACACAGAGTGCCAGGACGCCAGGCACCAGCGACTGCTGAACGTCAAGGCCAGCCTGGAGCTGGAGATCGAGACCTACCGTGACCTGCTGGATGGCGAAGCCCAAGG TGATGGTGCGGATGAAACTTCATCTGTGACTGACTCCAAATCTCAAGCACAGTCCCCTGATTCTGCTAAAG ACCCTCCCAAACCCCGAAAAATCAAAACAGTTATCCAGACCGTGGTGAACGAGGAGATGGTCTCATCTCAAGTTCAGGAATTTGAAGCACTAATATAA